From one Microbacterium aurum genomic stretch:
- a CDS encoding multidrug ABC transporter ATPase codes for MPSSPSRTPGSVDDVPVRRIDRILAFMSLGLLLLSVLCFVAIMIGSASGMKHDDFDAGLWPAVGTTVYIAPIIAFVLLMTVLVMTFVRKARVGKGR; via the coding sequence ATGCCCTCTTCGCCTTCTCGTACCCCTGGTTCCGTCGACGACGTGCCCGTCCGTCGCATCGACCGCATCCTCGCGTTCATGTCGCTGGGACTGCTCCTGCTGTCGGTGCTCTGCTTCGTCGCGATCATGATCGGATCGGCCAGCGGCATGAAGCACGACGACTTCGACGCGGGCCTGTGGCCGGCCGTCGGCACGACGGTGTACATCGCGCCGATCATCGCCTTCGTGCTGCTGATGACGGTGCTCGTCATGACCTTCGTGCGAAAGGCCCGGGTCGGCAAGGGCCGCTGA
- a CDS encoding helicase-associated domain-containing protein, whose protein sequence is MTATDARSLAHDLLQRDDASLVALLVARGVSPTVTWSDAFDAAEALLEPASAERAVVTVTAAEADALAAATRGAEPEAIAAGAVRDALYARALVAPDGIPYPAIADAVRGQVPTDAAAAAPATGAPADSAPVTDADAAASRDAAVAEQAFASSGSLSDILHIALAAPLSRIGTGALGATERRRLIESGAVAEPDAADELVEIAHRAGLLAGQDRHWLVTAAGVQWLRTGTVARWTEVAAALRAHLPAAVRTSAGGWRSLDRWAGAHPFDPAWPQRAHSEAALLRRWGMVAPDGEAPRWAAPLAAGSAVDTDGLQMLLPSEVDRVYLQNDLTAIAPGPLQPQLDVRLRSMARRESRAQASTYRFTADTLADALTAGETAETLRAFLEELSLTGLPQPLAYEIERTARRHGTLRVGPDWQGRTRVTSDDEALLRTIAVDQALRPLGLVRDGADLVSRSGADTAFWMLADARYPVVAVDADGARRRLDRHRLADEPPAASDPLAVYGPLLARLRAAQGSDAEAAWLGRELEQAVRARATIVVAVRLPDGTAREFTIEATGLGGGRLRGLDKMVDVERTLPVSSISGIRPA, encoded by the coding sequence GTGACCGCCACCGACGCCCGATCACTCGCGCACGATCTGCTGCAGCGCGACGATGCGTCGCTGGTGGCGCTGCTCGTGGCCCGCGGGGTGTCGCCGACGGTGACCTGGAGCGACGCGTTCGACGCCGCGGAAGCGCTCCTCGAGCCGGCGTCGGCGGAGCGGGCGGTCGTGACCGTCACCGCGGCCGAGGCCGACGCGCTCGCCGCGGCCACCCGAGGCGCCGAGCCCGAGGCGATCGCCGCGGGCGCGGTGCGCGACGCGCTGTACGCCCGCGCGCTCGTCGCCCCCGATGGCATCCCGTACCCGGCGATCGCCGACGCCGTGCGCGGGCAGGTGCCGACGGATGCCGCGGCCGCCGCCCCGGCGACGGGGGCGCCCGCGGACTCCGCCCCGGTGACGGATGCCGACGCCGCGGCATCCCGCGACGCGGCCGTCGCCGAGCAGGCGTTCGCCTCGTCGGGATCGCTCTCGGACATCCTGCACATCGCCCTCGCCGCCCCGCTGTCGCGCATCGGCACCGGCGCGCTGGGGGCGACCGAACGGCGCCGCCTCATCGAGTCCGGAGCGGTCGCCGAGCCCGACGCCGCCGACGAACTCGTCGAGATCGCTCACCGCGCGGGCCTGCTGGCGGGCCAGGACCGCCACTGGCTCGTCACGGCCGCCGGCGTGCAGTGGCTGCGCACCGGCACCGTCGCCCGCTGGACCGAGGTGGCCGCCGCGCTGCGCGCGCACCTGCCGGCCGCCGTCCGCACCTCCGCCGGCGGGTGGCGGAGCCTCGACCGGTGGGCCGGCGCCCATCCGTTCGATCCGGCGTGGCCGCAGCGAGCACACAGCGAGGCCGCCCTCCTGCGGCGGTGGGGCATGGTCGCGCCGGACGGCGAGGCTCCCCGGTGGGCGGCACCGCTGGCGGCCGGATCCGCCGTCGACACCGACGGCCTCCAGATGCTCCTGCCGAGCGAGGTCGACCGCGTCTACCTGCAGAACGACCTCACCGCGATCGCCCCGGGACCGCTGCAGCCGCAGCTCGACGTACGGCTGCGGTCGATGGCCCGCCGCGAATCCCGCGCCCAGGCGTCGACCTACCGCTTCACCGCCGACACCCTCGCCGACGCCCTGACGGCGGGCGAGACGGCCGAGACGCTGAGGGCGTTCCTCGAGGAGCTCTCCCTCACCGGCCTCCCCCAGCCGCTGGCCTACGAGATCGAGCGCACCGCCCGGCGCCACGGCACGCTGCGCGTCGGCCCGGACTGGCAGGGCCGCACGCGCGTCACGAGCGACGACGAGGCGCTCCTGCGCACGATCGCCGTCGACCAGGCGCTGCGCCCGCTCGGACTCGTCCGGGACGGCGCCGACCTCGTCTCCCGCAGCGGCGCAGACACCGCGTTCTGGATGCTCGCCGACGCCCGCTACCCCGTCGTAGCGGTCGACGCCGACGGGGCTCGCCGGCGCCTCGACCGCCATCGCCTCGCCGACGAGCCACCCGCGGCATCCGACCCCCTCGCGGTCTACGGACCGCTTCTCGCGCGGCTGCGCGCCGCGCAGGGCTCCGACGCCGAGGCCGCGTGGCTCGGCCGCGAGCTCGAGCAGGCCGTGCGCGCCCGCGCCACCATCGTCGTCGCCGTCCGGCTGCCCGACGGGACCGCGCGCGAGTTCACGATCGAGGCGACGGGCCTCGGCGGCGGCCGGCTGCGGGGCCTCGACAAGATGGTCGATGTCGAGCGCACCCTCCCGGTGTCGAGCATCAGCGGCATCCGTCCCGCCTGA
- a CDS encoding DNA repair helicase XPB — MADGPLIVQSDRTVLLEVAHPEAETARHELAIFAELERAPEHIHTYRVTRLGLWNARAAGHSADDMLATLDRWSRFPVPASVSIDIRETVGRYGRLVIERDAEGALILRGSDAAVLAEVAKNKRIQPLLVGHPTPDTYVIDAWARGHIKQELLKIGWPAEDHAGYTPGTPHEIDLHEDGWTLRPYQRKAVDIFSEGGSGVVVLPCGAGKTLVGAAAMAETKTTTLILVTNTVSARQWRDELLKRTSLTPEEIGEYSGQAKEVKPVTIATYQILTAKRKGEYAHLALLDALDWGLIVYDEVHLLPAPVFKLTADLQARRRLGLTATLVREDGREGDVFSLIGPKRFDAPWKEIEAQGFISPAVCYEVRVDLPASDRLEYAASADDERYRLAATAHAKIGVVRDLVARHAGEQILVIGQYLDQIDVLAEALDAPKITGSTPVDEREELYGAFREGRIPVLVVSKVANFSIDLPEASVAIQVSGSFGSRQEEAQRLGRLLRPKSSGHTASFYTLIARDTVDQDFAQNRQRFLAEQGYSYTILDAEGLAAA; from the coding sequence ATGGCTGACGGCCCCCTCATCGTGCAAAGCGACCGCACCGTGCTGCTCGAAGTCGCCCATCCGGAGGCGGAGACGGCGCGGCACGAACTCGCGATCTTCGCCGAGCTCGAACGCGCGCCCGAGCACATCCACACCTACCGCGTCACCCGGCTGGGGCTGTGGAACGCGCGTGCGGCCGGACATTCCGCCGACGACATGCTCGCGACGCTCGACCGCTGGTCGCGCTTCCCGGTCCCGGCATCCGTCTCGATCGACATCCGCGAGACCGTCGGCCGCTACGGCCGTCTCGTCATCGAGCGGGATGCCGAGGGCGCGCTCATCCTGCGCGGTTCCGACGCCGCCGTCCTCGCCGAGGTCGCCAAGAACAAGCGCATCCAGCCGCTGCTCGTCGGCCACCCCACCCCCGACACGTACGTCATCGACGCGTGGGCGCGCGGGCACATCAAGCAGGAGCTGCTGAAGATCGGCTGGCCCGCCGAGGACCACGCCGGCTACACCCCGGGCACCCCGCACGAGATCGACCTGCACGAGGACGGCTGGACGCTGCGGCCGTATCAGCGCAAGGCCGTCGACATCTTCAGCGAGGGCGGCTCGGGCGTCGTCGTCCTCCCCTGCGGCGCCGGGAAGACTCTCGTCGGCGCGGCCGCCATGGCCGAGACCAAGACGACGACGCTCATCCTCGTGACCAACACCGTGAGCGCCCGTCAGTGGCGCGACGAGCTGCTCAAGCGCACGTCGCTCACGCCGGAGGAGATCGGCGAGTACTCCGGCCAGGCCAAGGAGGTCAAGCCCGTCACGATCGCGACGTACCAGATCCTGACGGCCAAGCGGAAGGGCGAGTACGCGCACCTGGCGCTCCTGGACGCCCTCGACTGGGGGCTCATCGTCTACGACGAGGTGCACCTGCTGCCCGCACCGGTGTTCAAGCTCACCGCCGACCTGCAGGCGCGGCGCCGCCTGGGGCTCACGGCGACCCTCGTCCGGGAAGACGGCCGCGAAGGCGACGTGTTCAGCCTCATCGGCCCCAAGCGCTTCGACGCGCCGTGGAAGGAGATCGAGGCCCAGGGCTTCATCTCGCCCGCCGTCTGCTACGAGGTGCGGGTGGATCTGCCGGCATCCGACCGCCTGGAGTACGCCGCTTCCGCCGACGACGAGCGCTACCGCCTCGCGGCCACGGCGCACGCCAAGATCGGGGTCGTCCGCGACCTCGTCGCCCGTCATGCCGGCGAGCAGATCCTCGTGATCGGGCAGTACCTCGACCAGATCGACGTTCTGGCGGAGGCGCTGGATGCCCCGAAGATCACGGGATCGACGCCCGTCGACGAGCGCGAGGAACTGTACGGCGCGTTCCGCGAGGGCCGCATCCCCGTGCTCGTCGTCTCGAAGGTCGCGAACTTCTCGATCGACCTGCCCGAGGCCTCGGTCGCGATCCAGGTCTCCGGGTCGTTCGGGTCGCGCCAGGAGGAGGCCCAGCGCCTCGGCCGGCTTCTGCGCCCCAAGTCGAGCGGGCACACCGCGAGCTTCTACACGCTGATCGCGCGCGACACCGTCGACCAGGACTTCGCGCAGAACCGGCAACGGTTCCTCGCCGAGCAGGGCTACAGCTACACGATCCTCGACGCCGAAGGGCTTGCGGCCGCTTAG
- a CDS encoding metal-dependent transcriptional regulator: MTDLIDTTEMYLRTILELEEEGIVPLRARISERLGHSGPTVSQTIGRMERDGLVIVSEDRSLELTTPGRQKAIDVMRKHRLAERLLSDVIGLDWAYVHEEACRWEHVMSELVERRLIELLGHPTESPYGNPIPGLDQLGDVPAHTFNEGVVGLVRQLNEVGGPLTGTVRRLAEPAQVDPELLEQLRDAGVLPGARGQYRFSEGYVLVQMDGQSEGLELPVEVASHIFLVDAAPQA, from the coding sequence ATGACCGATCTGATCGACACCACCGAGATGTACCTGCGCACCATCCTCGAGCTCGAGGAGGAGGGCATCGTCCCCCTGCGTGCGCGCATCTCCGAGCGACTGGGGCACTCCGGGCCCACGGTCTCGCAGACGATCGGCCGCATGGAGCGCGATGGCCTCGTCATCGTCTCGGAGGACCGCTCGCTCGAGCTGACCACCCCCGGCCGCCAGAAGGCGATCGACGTCATGCGCAAGCACCGCCTCGCGGAGCGCCTGCTGAGCGATGTCATCGGACTGGACTGGGCGTACGTGCACGAGGAGGCCTGCCGCTGGGAGCACGTCATGAGCGAGCTCGTCGAGCGCCGCCTCATCGAGCTGCTCGGCCACCCCACCGAGTCGCCCTACGGCAACCCGATCCCGGGGCTCGACCAGCTGGGGGATGTGCCCGCGCACACCTTCAACGAGGGTGTCGTGGGCCTCGTACGGCAGCTGAACGAGGTCGGCGGCCCTCTCACCGGCACCGTGCGGCGCCTCGCCGAGCCGGCCCAGGTCGACCCCGAACTGCTGGAGCAGCTGCGCGATGCCGGTGTGCTTCCCGGGGCCCGCGGTCAGTACCGTTTCAGCGAGGGCTACGTGCTCGTGCAGATGGACGGTCAGAGCGAGGGCCTGGAGCTGCCCGTCGAGGTCGCATCGCACATCTTCCTGGTGGATGCCGCGCCCCAGGCGTGA
- a CDS encoding HNH endonuclease codes for MRTLVLNAGYEPLAVVSFKRALVLVMNEKATVIERIEENPVWGIGGSRDRPAVIVLTRYVRVPGARRVPVTRRGVLRRDGHRCGYCGKAATTIDHVLPRSRGGVDSWENLVACCLRCNNLKGDRTPQEMGWELRWLPQPPRGAQWTVRGTERSEPAWEPYLSLAA; via the coding sequence ATGCGCACCCTGGTACTGAACGCGGGATATGAGCCGCTGGCCGTCGTCTCGTTCAAGCGGGCACTCGTGCTCGTGATGAACGAGAAGGCCACCGTGATCGAACGGATCGAGGAGAATCCCGTCTGGGGGATCGGCGGCTCGCGCGATCGACCGGCGGTGATCGTGCTGACCCGGTACGTGCGGGTGCCCGGCGCCCGGCGCGTGCCAGTGACCCGGCGTGGCGTGCTGCGGCGAGACGGGCATCGATGCGGCTACTGCGGCAAGGCGGCGACGACCATCGACCACGTGCTGCCGCGTTCGCGCGGCGGCGTCGACTCGTGGGAGAACCTCGTGGCGTGCTGCCTGCGCTGCAACAACCTGAAGGGCGACCGCACACCGCAGGAGATGGGGTGGGAGCTGCGCTGGCTGCCGCAGCCGCCGCGCGGAGCGCAGTGGACGGTGCGGGGCACCGAGCGGAGCGAGCCGGCCTGGGAGCCCTACCTGTCGCTCGCCGCCTGA
- the serC gene encoding phosphoserine transaminase, with the protein MAHVTLPREILPTDGRFGCGPSKIRPEQVAALAGPGAVLLGTSHRQAPVKGLVGQVRAGLSDLLRLPEGYEIILGNGGSTAFWDAAAFGLIENRAQNLVFGEFGGKFAAAAAAPWLQAPDVRKAEPGTRTAPEAVEGVDVYAWPHNETSTGVAAPVERVHGDDGALTVIDATSAAGGINFRVSEADVYYFAPQKNLGSDGGLWFAAVSPAAIERIERVAASGRYIPEFLSLKNALDNSRLNQTLNTPAVATLFLLDKQLEWINDNGGLGWAAARTEESSGALYAWAEEASFATPFVADPADRSPVVVTIDFDETVDAAAVAASLRSNGIVDTEPYRKLGRNQLRIATFVSIEPDDVRQLIKAIDYTIDAMRR; encoded by the coding sequence ATGGCCCACGTGACGCTGCCTCGCGAGATCCTGCCCACCGACGGACGTTTTGGCTGCGGCCCGTCCAAGATCCGCCCCGAGCAGGTCGCCGCGCTCGCCGGCCCCGGCGCGGTGCTGCTGGGCACCTCGCACCGGCAGGCGCCGGTCAAGGGCCTCGTCGGCCAGGTGCGCGCGGGGCTGTCCGACCTGCTGCGGCTGCCGGAGGGCTACGAGATCATCCTCGGCAACGGCGGCTCCACGGCATTCTGGGACGCCGCGGCGTTCGGACTCATCGAGAACCGCGCGCAGAACCTCGTGTTCGGTGAGTTCGGCGGCAAGTTCGCCGCCGCGGCGGCCGCCCCGTGGCTGCAGGCCCCCGACGTGCGCAAGGCCGAGCCCGGCACCCGCACCGCCCCCGAGGCAGTGGAAGGGGTCGACGTCTACGCCTGGCCGCACAACGAGACCTCGACCGGCGTCGCCGCTCCCGTCGAGCGCGTTCACGGCGATGACGGCGCCCTGACCGTCATCGACGCGACGAGCGCCGCCGGCGGCATCAACTTCCGCGTCTCCGAGGCGGACGTCTACTACTTCGCACCGCAGAAGAACCTCGGCTCCGACGGCGGCCTGTGGTTCGCAGCGGTCTCCCCCGCCGCGATCGAGCGGATCGAGCGCGTCGCGGCATCCGGCCGGTACATCCCCGAGTTCCTGAGCCTGAAGAACGCGCTCGACAACTCGCGCCTGAACCAGACCCTCAACACGCCCGCGGTCGCGACGCTGTTCCTCCTCGACAAGCAGCTCGAGTGGATCAACGACAACGGCGGCCTCGGCTGGGCGGCCGCGCGCACGGAAGAGTCCTCCGGTGCGCTGTACGCGTGGGCGGAGGAGGCCTCGTTCGCGACGCCGTTCGTCGCCGACCCCGCCGACCGCTCCCCCGTCGTGGTGACGATCGACTTCGATGAGACGGTGGATGCCGCGGCCGTCGCCGCCAGCCTCCGCTCGAACGGCATCGTCGACACCGAGCCCTACCGCAAGCTCGGCCGCAACCAGTTGCGCATCGCGACCTTCGTCTCCATCGAGCCGGACGACGTGCGCCAGCTGATCAAGGCGATCGACTACACGATCGACGCGATGCGCCGCTGA
- a CDS encoding M23 family metallopeptidase yields the protein MAEQFDSPQETPESEATTPDQRRARRVPIARRLTTSTAPAASTPAKTTPRRLRGGAHPVRSFVTVAAVAGLVATVAIPAFAATGGNTAEAAVTTVQQVAAKNAQSLVVASEATPAALARGSYSATTPEEIQAKKDEEAAKAAAAARIAAAASTASAASAAYSGAIAQSIAPAGSVVRPLTSFTSFGTPYAGHKGTDYMAPLGTPLYAIADGVVVESTENGPGWGVYVKIAHNIGGNTVTSLYAHMMYGSRRVTVGQTVSAGQLIGQVSDTGRAYGTHLHLEIYVNGSWVNSESWLVANAG from the coding sequence TTGGCTGAACAGTTCGATTCGCCGCAGGAGACACCCGAGTCCGAAGCGACGACACCCGATCAGCGCCGTGCGCGACGCGTCCCGATCGCTCGACGTCTGACGACGTCGACCGCTCCCGCAGCATCCACCCCCGCGAAGACCACGCCCCGTCGCCTGCGCGGCGGCGCGCACCCGGTGCGCAGCTTCGTGACCGTCGCGGCCGTCGCCGGCCTCGTCGCCACCGTCGCGATCCCCGCTTTCGCCGCGACCGGCGGCAACACGGCAGAAGCCGCCGTCACGACGGTGCAGCAGGTCGCCGCCAAGAACGCGCAGTCGCTCGTCGTCGCCTCCGAGGCGACCCCGGCCGCCCTCGCCCGCGGCAGCTACTCCGCGACCACGCCCGAGGAGATCCAGGCCAAGAAGGACGAGGAAGCGGCCAAGGCCGCCGCCGCGGCCCGCATCGCCGCGGCCGCCTCGACCGCGTCGGCCGCGTCGGCCGCCTACAGCGGCGCCATCGCGCAGTCGATCGCGCCGGCCGGCTCCGTCGTGCGTCCGCTCACGTCGTTCACGAGCTTCGGCACCCCGTATGCCGGCCATAAGGGCACCGACTACATGGCACCCCTCGGCACGCCGCTGTACGCGATCGCCGACGGCGTCGTCGTGGAGTCGACCGAGAACGGTCCTGGCTGGGGCGTCTACGTGAAGATCGCCCACAACATCGGCGGCAACACGGTCACCTCGCTCTACGCGCACATGATGTACGGCAGCCGCCGCGTCACGGTCGGCCAGACCGTCTCGGCCGGTCAGCTCATCGGCCAGGTTAGCGACACCGGTCGCGCCTACGGCACGCACCTGCACCTGGAGATCTACGTCAACGGGTCGTGGGTCAACTCGGAGAGCTGGCTCGTCGCCAACGCGGGCTGA
- a CDS encoding cold-shock protein, with protein MPTGKVRFYDEEKGFGFITTDDGQDVFLHATALPAGVEGLKAGTRLDFGVADGKRGLQALAVRVLDAPVSLAKRNRMKPDDMAIVVEDLVKLLDNVGGDLRRGHYPNAGQSKKVAAILRKVADELDA; from the coding sequence ATGCCCACCGGCAAGGTCAGGTTCTACGACGAAGAGAAGGGGTTCGGCTTCATCACCACCGATGACGGTCAGGACGTCTTCCTCCACGCGACGGCACTTCCCGCCGGTGTCGAGGGACTCAAGGCCGGCACGCGCCTGGACTTCGGTGTCGCCGACGGCAAGCGCGGTCTGCAGGCGCTCGCCGTGCGGGTGCTCGACGCTCCCGTGAGCCTCGCCAAGCGCAACCGGATGAAGCCCGACGACATGGCGATCGTCGTGGAAGACCTCGTCAAGCTGCTCGACAACGTCGGCGGCGACCTGCGTCGCGGGCACTACCCCAACGCGGGCCAGAGCAAGAAGGTCGCGGCGATCCTGCGCAAGGTGGCCGATGAGCTCGACGCCTGA
- a CDS encoding DUF3027 domain-containing protein, with translation MSSTPEPDPRLLAAHDLALAALHEITAPSTVGPAAGYTLEDDGVVSLRFGNTMEGYPGWYWTVSLAVTDDADPTVLEVELLPGEGALLAPEWVPWAVRLAEYQAAQAALAAEERENADAEGDDDLDDDEDESGEDDDELDDLDDLDASDFDDDGSPILHSGDVDGVDIDVLDESAPDDEDDDPDR, from the coding sequence ATGAGCTCGACGCCTGAGCCGGACCCGCGTCTGCTCGCCGCGCACGACCTCGCCCTCGCGGCGCTGCACGAGATCACCGCGCCGTCGACCGTGGGTCCCGCCGCGGGCTACACCCTCGAAGACGACGGCGTCGTCTCGCTGCGCTTCGGCAACACCATGGAGGGCTATCCGGGCTGGTACTGGACGGTGAGCCTCGCGGTCACCGATGACGCCGACCCCACCGTGCTCGAGGTGGAACTGCTGCCCGGCGAGGGCGCGCTGCTGGCCCCGGAGTGGGTGCCGTGGGCGGTGCGCCTGGCCGAGTACCAGGCCGCCCAGGCGGCCCTCGCCGCCGAAGAGCGCGAGAACGCGGATGCCGAGGGCGATGACGACCTCGACGACGACGAGGACGAGAGCGGCGAGGACGACGACGAGCTCGATGATCTCGATGACCTCGACGCCTCCGATTTCGACGACGATGGCTCGCCGATCCTGCACTCCGGGGACGTCGACGGTGTCGACATCGACGTGCTCGACGAGTCCGCCCCCGACGACGAGGACGACGACCCCGATCGTTGA